A single region of the Acipenser ruthenus chromosome 57, fAciRut3.2 maternal haplotype, whole genome shotgun sequence genome encodes:
- the LOC117967236 gene encoding zinc finger and SCAN domain-containing protein 31-like yields the protein MDVSVSVSFFQDELASTIEHAVKAAVDTVLCQITKVVGGKFTEFRMEMAGKEKENESLKLRLEISESELKAVRECMNSGRGSRCSRAGDPRKKRLSPEAVEQPERPAVHPAEGREWGSSLAPHPASGNEKTQPRLESVLIKEEDPEIQSVLIKEEPLQYTHITTEYNKHPLEQRLESSHCEDYPPEQICMKPNQPVSEDTGASVGEEGTVLGSIQRKHHPPQERAADGKEEGVMPSTSSTAYAGESTSSLLWAVASGGSRQLRIQSKTTTQEAQESMAASLPDSRVRPPLLGSTETGRSVCVGDPETPCNAMSRRDPDVQIQTGKRPTPCPECGKSFSDSGNLKQHRRIHTGEKPYRCTECGKSFSELGNLKQHQRIHTGEKPYHCTECGKSFTHSNSLKIHERAHTGHTRYICDECGKSFSQFEHLKVHRRIHTGEKPYQCPDCGKRFRHSGVLKKHQRIHTGEKPYHCTECGMRFSRVDYLKAHQRLHA from the exons atggacgtcagcgtctccgtgtcgttctttcaagacgagctcgcctctaccatcgagcacgcagtgaaagcggctgtagacaccgtcttgtgccaaatcacaaaagttgtcggcggcaaattcactgaattccgaatggaaatggctggaaaggagaaagagaatgaaagtctgaagctgagattggaaatatcagagagcgagttgaaagcggtgcgggaatgcatgaactcTGGACGCGGGTCACGGTGCAGCAGAGCTGGAG ATCCCAGAAAGAAACGCCTTTCCCCTGAAGCCGTGGAGCAGCCGGAGAGGCCAGCTGTTCACCCTGCAGAGGGACGGGAGTGGGGTTCAAGCCTGGCCCCACATCCTGCTTCTGGGAACGAGAAGACCCAGCCCAGACTGGAATCTGTCCTCATTAAAGAGGAGGACCCCGAAATCCAATCTGTCCTCATTAAAGAGGAGCCTCTTCAATATACCCACATCACTACAGAATATAATAAGCATCCACTTGAGCAGAGGCTGGAATCTAGCCATTGTGAAGATTATCCTCCTGAACAGATCTGCATGAAACCCAATCAGCCTGTCTCTGAAGACACTGGTGCTAGTGTTGGAGAAGAGggcactgtgctggggtccattcagaggaaacatcacccccctcaggaaagagctgcagatggaaaggaggaaggagTGATGCCGTccacaagcagcacagcat ATGCAGGAGAGTCCACTTCATCCCTCCTCTGGGCGGTCGCTTCAGGTGGCAGTCGACAGCTTCGGATACAAAGCAAGACGACAACGCAAGAGGCGCAGGAATCCATGGCTGCGTCTCTCCCAGACAGCCGCGTGCGTCCCCCGCTCTTGGGGTCGACGGAGACCGGACGCTCTGTGTGCGTCGGCGACCCTGAAACCCCGTGCAACGCGATGAGCAGAAGGGATCCCGACGTACAAATTCAAACCGGAAAGAGGCCGACTCCCTGTCCTGAGTGTGGAAAGAGTTTCTCCGACTCGGGGAATCTTAAACAGCACCGGAGAatccacacgggagagaaaccgtaccgctGCACGGAGTGCGGGAAAAGCTTCAGCGAGCTGGGGAACCTTAAACAGCACCAGAGAatccacacgggagagaaaccctATCACTGCACTGAATGCGGGAAGAGCTTCACGCATTCAAATTCTTTGAAAATTCACGAGCGTGCCCACACCGGGCACACCCGCTACATCTGTGACGAGTGTGGAAAGAGCTTCAGTCAGTTCGAGCATCTGAAAGTCCACAGGaggatccacactggagagaaaccctACCAGTGCccggactgtgggaagaggttccgCCATTCCGGAGtgctgaaaaaacaccagcggattcacacgggagagaaaccctATCACTGTACCGAGTGCGGGATGAGATTCAGCCGGGTAGACTACCTGAAAGCACATCAGAGGCTTCACGCCTAA